aaataaataacattctcaaggtccaggaaagtaagaaaagcatcatcagaatactccatctgccatcactgattcaaccgtaacgttataaagccacgagaatactttttgtacacgaagaaaacaaaaataatgactttattcaacaattcctctcctctgtatctctccatatcagtgtagtgccattttggaatAGTACGCAGATGGTATACaatcttctgtgtcagccgcgctgcaccgaTGGTCATGCCGGGGACATTCACCATAGTGTCCACTAGAAGACACAGTGCAAGTTCCCATTCGAAAGGACCAAACCTCATTGGATCTGTTGTATCAAGCATGTTGGAGCTGTCATTTACCATATCtaatgtgctctatgtatgtaCATTGTTCAATGTTTATATGAGAATAAAAAGAATTACAAAACAGCTGAAAGTTCAGTTGATATGAATAATGTCAAGCTGCTTTTACTGCTTGAGATTTGATGTCCAACCTACCAGGATCCTCCGTTGGGAAAATCAGAACAAGACACAGTCTGACCCAAAACGGCCAAtccttttattgttgtttttttgttttctctgtatttttctacatttaatgATGAAAACAAGGCCCTGTACAGTTCACTTCAGCATTGAgtacaataacaattattttacaatttatacacattgaaatataataatgctgaaaacacAAACTGTGCCCCATCCCCGGTTTAAACTGCTTTCAAAGGACCCTTCAAAATAAAAGGCTTTTAAGTCATCTTTTACAATTGGCCATGTTAGACatgaaacaaacatcaaaaaaaaaaaaaaaaaaaaaaaaaaaaaaaaaaaaaaaggcaagggAACACCAGCCATACAGAGAGAAAAGACAGCCAAACCACCTTATTATATGCTGTGTAAGTGTTACTCCAACTGTCTTCAGTAAAAGCATGCTTTGAACCTCTCTGTCACTCAGATACATTTGACAGTCTTACAGGTAAAGCACTGATGGCGAGAACCTGTACATCCAATAATGTGccgcagacacaaacacacttacacagATATAAGAAAATATCTCACAAGGTATTTCATGATATGAATGGTCGTAATGAGACCCAGTGCTGCGAAATCGTGTGGCTTACGGTTTTAATTTGATTGTTGGGTTGtgaggacacacacagacacacacacacacacacacacacacaaatcacttcTCTCACAGAGACCAAGACCTTCTGTAAAAGTGTTGAATCCAGTGGAAATCCTTGTGGGAAtcgaaaagaaaaatttaaaacaagttcATTAGAAGATGAGAGGTTTCTTCTCAGTTTATTCCCAGTACGAATGACAACAAAGGCAAAAagggcataaaataaaataacatcccATGTGAGGTGTGTAACACAGTCCCAAAACAATATtcgcactctcactctcactcgcTCTCTCATGCCAGATTTAATTGCGCTCGTAGTTCATGCTACGTATGTGTACACTTTGCGATCTTCTGGTGTTCTTGCCAAGTATTCTCTCTCTATAAGTCCTTCAATACGCTTTTTAATGACCACGGGACTGGGGAGGAATCGCGCCTTCAGCTGCTGGGTTACCTAAAGACAAAAACACGCATAATCAAACTGAAGCTCTATAAACAACTGTCCAAAGAAACAGGAAGAAATATTTTCTACTTTACATTCTCCATAAACATCAGCAACATCTGTTCAACACTGTTATTGTGTGGCTGAACATTTTTTACACGTTTAAACAGATGaacatatattatatttccaCAGTAAAATGAGTCTCCACACCTCTGCTACTAGAACATTGTGCTGCATCTTCTTTCTGGACTTCATGATCCGAACGATGGCCGCCTCAATCTCGTGTTTCCTGTCATCATCCACTTTCTGTCGCGTCTCCTTCCTCTCAGGGTCCGATTCTCCCTGTTTGGCTGCAACTGCAGggatgagacacacacacacaggttagcGTAAAACACTTTCCAAATGATTAGCCAGCAGATCTGTAGTAAAGAGGCATGGACGTAGGTCTATATGATGCTGTATGAAATTGTGGTTTATAATGATACACATTATCCTGAATTACTGTATTTGTGAGGAAGACCACACTACAGACTCATTAAATGACATTTACAGGGGATGAGCGAAACGTGCAAAAATGTAACAGTCTTACAGTTTTGGTCttttaacagtatttattaataatgggATGCCCAAATATGGATTTTCAATGCCAATATGAAAAACAATTAACAGATGGTTATAGCCAATGCTGAATCTAATAAATTTGCCACTTTACAGGTTTTAAGGAGTGAAATTTAAGCACTTTTCTAGCACTTTCCAGCAGTGGCAGCCCATGATAATAAAAATTGTCATGTGCTAATGGTCATATGTTATAAGAACCGCCTGTTTAAGAGCTCATCCGATCATCAAATAAATAAGCCATGCTTCCAGAcaggaaaaaaatacagtgattaaAAGCTCATTATTCAGAAGTAAAGTATATGCAAACACCTCTCAGAAATAAAAGTTTACAATGGTTTACATGAACGGGAAAGCATAgctaatatatttgtgtgttcttgtttcagggtatctgcaggatttttaagctcagatttaagactttttaagacctgtggaaataaaatgaataccatatgAGCAGGGTGGGGCAATGTTTAtggtaacatattaaactgtatAATGACTGTAAACATCATGACTTACAGTTCAGATAtagattttcacaaaaacaaactgttttataaaatgataaactttatatttcagccttaaaaccatttttaagaaaatggatgagtcCAAATTACCAATTGTTCTATTAACTTAAACAACtatcaatcaattattatattaacataaatatattttactttcttaattgtttatatttgtataatacatTATCTTTTTGtcaatccaccagttcacatttacaactcatATTTGGAGCGTAATAATATGGTTTGATTTTCTCAATGGTCTGCACAAAAATAGCGgcatattgaaaatgcaaattcattctctgccagcaggtgtcACTTTCTGAACGGCAGAAATATAGCGGCTTCCCTGGTAACGGCTGACTATGAAAGgtgcagcgctcatatttattcaatgaaatcaccatcttttgaagtttaatcgtcacattaagcCGCAATCCTTGTATTTCTGTCCCtaaattttactaatttattgtaatttaaatccAAAGTAATGCAACACAAAAGCATAGTGTtagaaaatgtacaattttaaataaataaaaacaagaacaatgTAAGGTGTTAACTGCTGTCTCTGAAAAAGGTCCATTACCAAAATATACAGAGTTAAAGAAGAAATAAGTATCAAAGGAATaatcatttagaattttaaataatgttaaataaaggtACTTGTAACAAAAATAGCCAATAAATTGTTCTTTAACACCAAAATCAAAAGTGAATATGCaccaggctgaaaaaaaaaaaacctaattcacACTTGAACGTTAGAGGGAGCAATGTGAACATGAGAAGCTACATTCTTGATCTCAGAAGAACAGGATGCTGGAGAAGCAAGTTCTGCAGTCTTCAGGAAGCcatcttttattatatatttttcctatCTTAAAAAGAACTGTATGTGTGAGAAAAAGTAATCCAATGCAAAGAGAAtaagatgtaaatgtaaaagctGTGATTTGAACCTGTAGCATGATTTTCGTAGGATCATGTGACGATGAAAGTAATAGAGTTTTGCCATTAcaataacaaatacaattttaaaatgtattaaaatagaaaaaagttattacacTGTTATTAAAAGTATTTGGAAGATGAATGCTAAATTGCATTTGTATGGGTTTTCATCATTGCCAAACATGTGTCTTGGCTTAAGTTCTAGAGCGTCGGTCAAGCTGACCGTTACCTGTTTGAATCTTGACTCTGTGCAGTCTGGAGGTGAACTGGTCATTGACAGTGAAGACGTGGCCGCTCTCGATCTCTTTAGACTTGGGTTCTTTGGTGAGGACTCGCTGTGTGGGCTTTCCACAGGCCAGAGACTGCAGCGCCCGCACCAGCTCTCTCTCCGGGATATCCGTCTCCTGCTGGATCTCCTGCCAAGAGCAAGAGGAAAACAACACGGACATGTGGGAGAAGTACAGCAATGCCATTTTAATACAATGCACAGGATGATTACTAAGTACTATGACTGAAGGCCAGTACAACTGATGCCTATTCTGTTCCAATgcgcatatatatgtatatatatatatatatatatatatatatatatatatatatttttttttttttttttttttttttttttttcaatttcttttttttttttttttaattgtagccATTGTAcactcaaaaaagtacaaaagctgtcatttgGGTGGGTACCTTTAAGAAAGGTACACCTTTGATGACTTTACCAAATGTGGCACGAGTGCAGTACCTCGAATGTGGATTTCTCTCGGTTGTTGAAAAGCATGAGGATCGTCATCTGGAATGTGGAAACCTGCAGGATGTGTTTCCTGGCATTAGAGCCTGTGACCTGAGCCCCGCCGACCATATCCGAGCCATCCTCCTGAAGAAGACGCAAATCACAGTTTAAGATTGTAAGATAAGTAAATTCTTTTGACAGTTTGTGACGGCTTGTTACCTTTTTGACCGGCCCGTAGAAAGTGGCGTTGAGGTCTGCTGAACCCATGTGATGCTGCAATGTGAGCTGCCTACCGCTGTGCTTGGCCAAATAAAATCTGCAATCAAAGAGTCAAGAGTGGCTGTGAGCGCATGCACAAAACCTCAGGAGGGACTCTGGAAGTCAAAGTTCTTCCCAAATGAGTTTACATAAAAACTGGAACTAAACTACAGTGAAATACAGCAATCAACACCTTCTAAAGACCTCGAAAGCATGTCTTGGTGAAGGGGGGATGCTACACTTGGGAGTCGCTGACTGGGTCGGCCAGTATCCCGTCGTTAGCACCCTCACTGTGAGGTCGACACCACCTAAAGACACCTAAGAAGAAACCACAATCAAACACCATTCAAACGGTCCACTCTAATCGCTACACAGTCTAACTCTTGAGATATGCAGCAGTATCGGAGGTGACAAAAGATTTATTCTGGTTGAGTACCATCTGCACCTCACCCCTGTCGTCGTAAGATGCTGCCGAAACTCATCCATGGTTGTGTTTGAGATGCTCATGTCCCTGAACATGCCTTCCAGTTTAGATGTGAACTGACAGCCGCACTCCGTCTGTGGAAGGAGAAACGTCATGTGAGACACACACAGTGTTAGGGCACACCGAGCCTCCACTCTGTACAGCAGCAGATCTTGCCTTTAGCTTCGAGATCATGTTTTTCTCGGAGTCGTCAGACACGCTCTTGTTGGTGAGCAGTCTTCTGCCAGGTGCTGCTTGTAGTAGCGCTCGAACACGTCCTTCTCCTGCATGAACCTGAACAGCACCATGGCTTTATCCAAGATCGACTCCACCTCCTGCTCCGTCAGCTAAAAGAGAGAcaaaccacagacacacaccttcGATCAACAACTGAATTCATTATatactctttttaaaatgtaacattggACACGTTTTAAAAATGGTGTATGGAATATTCAGGAATGTTTTGAGTTTTAACTActaataatgtttaatacattaacACATCCTTCCTTATCTCTCATCCATAGTCTACACTAAAAGACTGATTTTAGGAATAGCGTTGCATGAACAAACAGAAGAACAGAACTCATCGAATCCGCTGAAAGTGTTATCAGCAGAATTAACTGACACCAATATTTATGGATATTTAAGGTAAtcggttaaagggatagttcacccaaaaatgaaaattagcccatgatttactcactctcagggcATCCTAGGTGTATCTGACATTCCTCTTCCAGACGAACACAATCGTAGTTATATTTAAAACTGTCCTGGCTCTTTaagctgtataatggcagtgaatggtgcccctgtttttgaagcctaaaaactgcatccatccatcataaaactactccacatggctccggggtgTTAATAAAcgcaattttaaatataactgcgATTGTGTTTGTCTGAAAGACGAATGTCAGATATGCATAGGATGCCCTGAGCATGAGTAAAGCatgagctaattttcatttttgggtgacctatccctttaacctagctatgcagttgtgtttgtttttaatatccaAACGTTAgttataagaagaagaaaaataaaaaacttttgcatATGTGATGCACATCTCCCCTGAAAGCACCTTGAGTAAAACAGCTCTATATTTAACGTAGTGCATTAGAAAGACCTGAAACAGAAGTGATGTGACCTGTTTAACAGAGCACGGAAGTTTGTTGCACATAATCCGCATTAAGAGTTGATACTGCATTGCTCAAAAGaagattgaaaataaataaatattcttagcTGTATTTTCTATATTGGCCCAGAGCAAAGCGTCCACTACTGGTGTGACTAGAGGAAACGACTCACTCCTTTCACTCCTTTCTTCAGCTTATCGTCAATGAAGAGCGAGAGATACTCAGGTGAACGAGAGTTGAGGTTCAAGAAATACTCAAAGTCCCCTGCAATGGTCTGCTTGAATAAACGGTCGTTGTTAAAGGACTCTTGCAAGAAGCGATCAAACCGTGACTTCAGATCTAGAAGACCCTAAAgagaagcagagagaaagagggaggttTGCACATAAAGGATTTCCCACATCTcgtgtgttctgcaagtgaagaTATTATCCCGGTACCTGGATGTAGTCAACGGGGTTCTTGCCTTCTCCTTCCTCAGACACCAGAGCTTTGCCCTGCTCCCTCAGATAGGagctcatacactcacacatggTCTTCAGGCCGTTCGGCACTCTGCTGAACAACTTGTACATGCAGGCCAGATCTGCACACACAGACGAATATCATCGAATATCAAATCATGGAAATGTTTCCAAACCACTGATGTcgattttcttctatttaaagtTCACTGTAAAAGTACGGTCACATTAGCAGACTAAAAAAGTCCATTGTgaatagtgtagtgatgtatgaagcactgctaacacagaaatcactttcaatttcaacattacaaaacatattCTGTTAATAATAGTCTTTTTGCGTTatacttttagtcattttgaaaTCGAATTGCCTAAACGGACTgtctttagcatttttttatttatattttatatttctgaacATATAGGATGTTTAAGGCAAGTTTGTACAATCGAATTGCCTAAACGGACTgtctttagcatttttttatttatattttatatttctgttttacattttacaccaTGTTGAAGTTCATGTGTGCAAACTTTAACCAGATGGTTTTGTAAGTTTTTAATAAAGAGAATGTTATTTGAATAACGTTGTGGTATATTTTTAAGTTGACtagctaaacatttaaaaaaaatctaaatcgtTATCTTGAATCTGCTAAATATTCTACAAAACTGACTGACCTGAACACTCCCGAGCACACAGAATACTACTGAAATGTTGATCTACAGTGACGTAGACTATGTATATTAAGAGCATGCAGTCCGCAAAAGAATATGATGAGTTAAGAGTCACCAGGTAAAGTGAAATAAATCAGacaacatttctgtatttgcaggCTGCATGGAAAAACAAACCTACTGCAcctcaatttacattaaaaataatagaatctgtatttacaacattttttagaGTACTAAGGCCCATTAAAATATAGCCAGTTTCaagtgttttaataaataatcctTCTGAAGTCTGAATGCTCAATCTTCTGATTCCACTAAGCTACACTACTGATGCAAAACAAGCGTAATGATAGATGAGGACAGCGCACCTTCTGTCTTCCCATTCTTGAGCATGTGCACCAGGCCCGAGTTCTCCATCTCTACGATGGTCTTCATGTGTTTGGAGATCAGCTCCCTCTCCACCACCTTCACAATCGGCTCCTCCGTGGTTTTATCCAGACAGTGTATCACTCGCTCTATTTCCTCGTTTATCCGTGCCTCAACTTTCTTTATGTACACGCTCGCACTGTTCTCGGCTAAAAACTTTTGACTTTCcatctgaaaaatattataaaaattaaagaaatcaaTTTGGTTAAACCATAATGAGAAACgagcaaaacaacaacagaaacctaaagaaaacatcacattaatgaactaataaaaaattcagtcattatttacacCCATGTCATTCTATCTAAACCGcgtttcaaaaatattttggagGATTCTTCACATAAAAGTCTGGTCTCTTCaacattcagttcaattcaattcaattcagtggTAGTCTCTTCAGGTgtagtttttctttaaatgtctCCTTCCCACTATGGACTACTTCTATGGTGCTTTTACAGCGATTCTTTACTGTGAACCTAatcattgtatatataaaaaaaaaaagtttaaaaaaataaaaaaccaaattcttatcaataaaagaaagaaagaaagagaaatcacagtgtacaggtttggaacaacataacaGTTAGTTATTGATACCACTGATAAGCagtttcagattttcatttttaggtcgGCTTTGACTATAAAATGCTAATATACACATTCACTGTGATACAAAATACAAAGCAGCTGATAGAGAAATAGAAATGCAATAAAGTGTAATCTTGCTTTACCAACCTGAAAGAATTCAGCAGACATTTCTAAGAAGGGGGCCTCGAAATCCTCTTCATAAACGGATCGTCCTTCCAAGCCCAAAATCATCAACATCTGACAAGCATTACGAATGGCACCCCTGAACGAAGACAAACACTTACTACAATACACACCAAGAAAACTGCAGTTTCTTTTCCCTTTACATTTAATGAGCAGCTCTGGGGGTTATGaaaagcagcaaatcagttttatttgtttatgcttttttacatttctacttTTCTGTTTGTGACTTTATGTccttaaaaagaaatttaaagtcataatttttttttaaattatattaaatgctaTAGCAAACATCTTCGTAATCATATTAAGAGGTTTTAAATTTGGAGATGGAAAACATTATTTGCGATACAGCCTAATGTGATTAATAAACTTCAAAAGACTAATTTCATTAAATAGATACGAGCGCTTCacattataaagtaaaaatgcagTGCTGTTGCGTGCTCTACAGACTTACGGTTTCAGAACAGTTTGACAATCAATGTGCATTTATGCCAATAGACTGCGTATAATCTACAGCTTATGAATTATGACAATGGttactttatggtgtttttattgtaatgtgaAGTAGACTATCATAAGAGTGCACATTTTATCTCCCTCATCTTTCTGAATGAGCAGCCGGCAACAGTACAgcatagacatttcaaaataagagtcccgtgTATTTTGGGTAAATTTGGGCATTCGTATTAAATAGCATAAAGTTTTCTCCATAGTTACGCAACGGTACGTGGCTTTGAATTTGAATGCAGTATAATATTAGAGgcttgtattttaatatttattgtattaaaatcttaattatcTCAGaaatatgttcatgtttaattatttatgttcctgcataattacataaatacatatgtatatgcatattagGTAAATCACCGGCATCGGCAGTGGCAGCACACCCACCTTAAGGATTTCTGATCAAGTAgatttatgttaatgtttaaatcctttggtatgtttttatatttacttatatacttaacttatgtttaaatattatctgtgctgttgttttgaatCCCAAATGtggaatttgattttattttttgaatcatgtagcataatatttattatatatccaAATATAAGCTttatatgaaaatgcattttgcttCCCTCTCTATCCATCAACTCTGCTCTGACTCTCAAAAGTCAAAAATGAACAGACTGAGAAAGCATTCTGGGCAACagaacagaaaaaggaaaagggGAAATGAGAAAGACTGAATTAAACTAAAGAGAACAGTGTCCAAGCAGATAAAGAAAGATCAGTCTAGGCTTAATTTAGCTATACATTACTAATGAGGCTCATAATATAAATCACAGGATATGAATGTGTGAACACTAGCAAAGGTAGGGTTTgacagattaaaaacaaaaaagtgtttgcATGCCAACAGAAATGGCCATATTATGATGACTCGCAGAGGGTTTTCTGCATGGTGTATATGTGCGACGCtactaaaacaaagcaaagacaCCCACCTGTCCACCACCTCTCCTTTCCTCTCACGGGCAATCATGTCGAGTAAGGTCTGCCGCAGATGGTCCCGAATGCAGCCGTAACGAACCACCTGGTCTCTGAAGATGATGAGACCTAGATTATAGACGTTCTCTACGTTATTCTGCTGAACATACACCCGGTCCTGTGCCAAGACAGaagagcagacagagagagaagaatgAAGCTCATAAAGGAGATAACGCTCTTCTTCTCCAAGCAATCATCTATTTGGTTGGAAACATAATACACAACTATCCAGAAGAAACAAGTGAAGTATATTTGAATTCCCTTAAAGAAATACCAGTGCTTGGAATGACAAAAGAAAAGCTAAAGTACTGGCTCTCCATAGAGCGTAATATAACACTTGATGGTAACTTTTCGGTTAGTTTAATcaaaatacatgcatgcatacccgtattaatttctttcttgtgctgaacgcAAAAGATGATTTTCTGGGTAACCAAACAGATGCTGTTCCCCATTAATTTtgatagaaggaaaaaaaatactatggaagtcactggaaTGACTTTGAATGCCTAGAAATCTGTGTTGACACTGACAGAAGACGTTACCATTTTTGTTTGACAGGTAAtaattttcttggccgattccgatTTCTTGTTTCGTGATCTGCAGATTCcgattttctttctaagaactGAACTATGATTCATATACAAACCAAAATTGACTTTTcttcaaagctaaattttattttcataataaaaaaaaaatattaatattacaatgtttTCCCAAGTTACAGGATcttctctcacttaaacaactctcaaaaaataaaaatgctctgtgactggaaagaagtagaaataacaattaactgaaaatgagttgctttataaaacaaaacaactttataaGTTGacccttttctcttttttacttgTCTTACAAAAGTCAAAAGATCCTATGAATGAACAAAACTGAAGTGTACAATACTCTTCCAAATAATAATAGTGCAGTAAGTGGGTAATAAATGTTGCCAGCATATGTATAGGCAACATGCTACTTGAGCATTAATGGCAAGTGTTTCCCCCGTGGTTTATTTTAGCCTTACAAGTTTCACAAATAGCAAACTTAGTGTCTTCTTCACTCACAGTAAAAAACTTCCACGCCAACGACATGTTTGCAGTAGGGCTggatttt
This portion of the Cyprinus carpio isolate SPL01 chromosome A15, ASM1834038v1, whole genome shotgun sequence genome encodes:
- the LOC109059503 gene encoding LOW QUALITY PROTEIN: cullin-3-like (The sequence of the model RefSeq protein was modified relative to this genomic sequence to represent the inferred CDS: inserted 1 base in 1 codon), whose amino-acid sequence is MSNLSKGGTKKDTKMRIRAFPMTMDEKYVNNIWDLLKNAIQEIQRKNNSGLSFEELYRNAYTMVLHKHGEKLYTGLREVVTEHLINKVREDVLNSLNNNFLQTLNQAWNDHQTAMVMIRDILMYMDRVYVQQNNVENVYNLGLIIFRDQVVRYGCIRDHLRQTLLDMIARERKGEVVDRGAIRNACQMLMILGLEGRSVYEEDFEAPFLEMSAEFFQMESQKFLAENSASVYIKKVEARINEEIERVIHCLDKTTEEPIVKVVERELISKHMKTIVEMENSGLVHMLKNGKTEDLACMYKLFSRVPNGLKTMCECMSSYLREQGKALVSEEGEGKNPVDYIQGLLDLKSRFDRFLQESFNNDRLFKQTIAGDFEYFLNLNSRSPEYLSLFIDDKLKKGVKGLTEQEVESILDKAMVLFRFMQEKDVFERYYKQHLXRRLLTNKSVSDDSEKNMISKLKTECGCQFTSKLEGMFRDMSISNTTMDEFRQHLTTTGVSLGGVDLTVRVLTTGYWPTQSATPKCSIPPSPRHAFEVFRRFYLAKHSGRQLTLQHHMGSADLNATFYGPVKKEDGSDMVGGAQVTGSNARKHILQVSTFQMTILMLFNNREKSTFEEIQQETDIPERELVRALQSLACGKPTQRVLTKEPKSKEIESGHVFTVNDQFTSRLHRVKIQTVAAKQGESDPERKETRQKVDDDRKHEIEAAIVRIMKSRKKMQHNVLVAEVTQQLKARFLPSPVVIKKRIEGLIEREYLARTPEDRKVYTYVA